Below is a window of Ornithodoros turicata isolate Travis chromosome 7, ASM3712646v1, whole genome shotgun sequence DNA.
GTTTGATGATCGCTGAGGACAGGGCTTGTCGTACTGGTGACACTGGAGATGAACGTACAACGTGATACTCATTAACTTCAATGTCCTCTTTTGAATCCTCATAGTGCATCCTCCTTTCCACTTCACTTGTCTGAAGGGGGCAGTAGCAGCAAGAGAAGGTAAGGCAACAGTACGTTTGGATGTACTGCAAGCTGCTATAGAACTCTGCGACACCTGGTTACTTCCAGAGCGTACCTCGTGTCGCTAACATGGTTTACAAGTAGGGCTTTCAACTTtcgtcttttgcacattttggCATAATCACAAAATATTCGAACCTGTGCCTTAAAGTTGCGAACTGTATTGAGAATGTATCGCGGATCACGCGGTTTATCGCGGATTATTACTCACGGATCGGGAGGACACTGGGCAGCGATCTCATCCCTTGTCTAAAGGGGCAGGTGAGAGAAATCCCAATTGATTTCTCATTCTGAGAACTCCTGCATCTGTTGTGGGGGAGGGGGCATGACTTGCttcattgtttcttttttttaggtgACGGATGACATGACACCGATAAGAGACAGCTGCTGCAACGATTGGCTTCTGAGCGGCTGTCAGTGACATTTTTGCTTTCTATGCCAGCTATGCCCTTTTCTTCCTATAGTTAGCCCTCGTTCACTATTTCGAGTAACCCGACCAGTTCCGCAACTTGTTGAAATGTTTCGTAGTGGTCACAAGACGAGCGATTCGCTTCTCGGGATAGGGCGTTGTTATTTCTGCAGTGTAAGCAGTATTGTGTCGTCTAACGATTACCGCCTGAAAAAATCTGATTTATCGAAACAGACGAGATGCTGATAAACGCCCCGGAATTTAACTAAAAATACATGCCGTAAACCTTATTTTACATGGCAATATTTTCCGATCACTAGAAAATTTTAACATTGCATGTGCCACGAGCAAATTTGAGAACAGCGGCGGAAGTAGCATGTCATTATCTGAACGAACGCTGCGGAGCCAGCCTAGCCAATACCTCCTAGGTAGCAGAGGGCCTGCGCCAACGTGACACGGCGTCACACCTGGAAGGCCTGCtatggatgctgctatgacgtcaattAAATTAAGtagctcgcaaagctcacgcaggcctccgTAAGTTAGGTagtgcgcaggccttctactatctaggaggtgttgacGTAGCGCCAACGAATTCGTCAACGCAAGAGTGACGTGCCTTTGTTTGAGCATTGAGGATTAACCTTCAAAATACGCGTGATTCACGTTGAAGCAAAGACCGGTGAGCGGCTTTTTGTTCAATCATGCGGCACAGGCAGAACGAGCCCGGAAATATCAGCCGCCACTTGGGCACCTTGTCGCGTTTGTACGTGAACGGCCTTCGTCACATGACGAGGAAGAGAGCTTACTTTCGATGATAACAAGCGGTGTGTTTCATTGCCAGAGGTGATACTCTATAGCCCGTTGCTCGCCGAAATTTGGCGAAGATGTAATGATGAGCTTCATGGTGAAGGACCTAAGTCCTACAGTGTCCGGAAAGGTAAGCAGTGCTTCTAGGGCATGACGCTGTTGAGCTGTATTTGACCGTGGACCAATCAGTTTTTTCATAGCGAAAGGGCGAAAGTGTAACTGAGGcagaacaaaaaaacaacaacagaaaagTGGCTACGAAGGTCGCTTATTCCGCCGGTAACCAAGGAGCATGAGTTGGATTTCTGCCGATGTTTCGCCTTCTCGACGACTGCCATTATTCCGCGTACCTTCTTTACTTAACTCACCCCTGAAGAAGAAACTAAGCTGGTTCCCAAACGTTGGAATGCTTAATAAGACATCTCTTTGGGTTTGTTGGTCATAGTCACTCatgataaaagcgctaaaattcACAAGACAAGGACAAACGTAAATAAACACACACACCGAGCGCCCTCATGGGGCGCTCGCCGTGTGCGTGTGTCTTTATTTACGTTTGTCCTTGTTTTGTAAATCTTAGCGGTTTTATCATGAGCTCTTACTTTGAAATATCTCACTCAAGGAGGCAGAGTTCTCTCTCACATATTTACTTTCATGTCATTCATTACGTGACGACACCAGAAATTAGTCGCTCCAACGTAGACAACAACAAGCCGACGCTCCGACAAAGAATTTGTGTCGAACACTTTCCTAAACTGGGATATGCGCATGTGTCAATTGTACTGAGGGTGCGATTTTGTACTGAGTATCCTTGCTTTTGAAGCCAGTATCGTAGCACGTGTTGTTATCCGTATGAGCACCGACAGCGCTTTTATGCGTCAGTGGTTGACAGAAATGCGACATAAATAAACACAAAGAAAGTCTAGgtataacccaagcagcacaacccaagcagcaaaatgtactgaaagtcgggtgcaataggggtggacgggtaggtggaaggccttgaacagactcgtgaaactaaggaacatcgataagacacataccgtccacccctattgcactcgactttcagtacattgtgctgcttgggaatgtactagtcgagtgcaataggggtggacgaataggtggaaggccttgaacagactcgtgaaagtaaagaacattgataagacacatatcgtccacccctattgcactcggctttcagtacattgtgctgcttgggaaacgtGGGATTGCGGGTTGGAAAATAAACCAAAATGGAAGGTGTTTAAATCAATCTCCTCCGCGACAACGTTATCTTGCATATAAAATGTAATTTCCAGCGTCACAGATTGCTTCCCGTTGTAGTCCGTGTTGTCCCAAGCACAATGACACTTGATTTCGCCACTGATATCAGTCCACGAACGTTGCCGAAGCCCCACGGATCTCGCTGCTGAGGGATTGCGTTAGCAACCATTGCGACAACGTCCGCCGCCTCACTGTCTGATACAGTGCTTTGAACGCAGTTGTTTGCCCAGTAGTGCTGCTTTGTCCATTGATGGAATTATGATGGACTTCGTTCATACTGGACAATTTGCTTTCAAACAAGTGTAACTTTCCTTATTGTTCCCTCGCAATTTTCGTGACCAGCGTCTCTGCGCTGCGTTGCACGTCACAGTATATGCTCCATCGTTATTACGAAGGTACAGATTCAACCATGCCAACCAATATGTTTTATGATATAATACTGCGCAACGCAACGATCGTTAATGCGAGGGTACGCTCTCATAACATCGATTTGTAGACTTTTCCATCTCACGGGTAGTGGATTCCCTGATTGACCTAATCGCTGCTTCACTTTTCTTGCAGTATAGTTCATTATCTGCGTTGTAAATAATTGAAATCCACACGCTTCAAAGAATTCCCGCGCTGAGAGACGTATGACCTACGTCAGTGTGACGACACGGTGACGTCACGAGGGCTGATGAACAGATTTCTTGGCTCCTCCCCATATGTAAGGGGGTCGCCGCAGCAATACACGACACGGCTACATGACAATACACAAATACACATAGCTATAAAAACGCGTCGATTTCGAGTAAAAGGGCTGGTGGAGTCCTGTTTGTGCTCCTGATAGACATGTTTATGGGAGTTATGTTCGGGAGTGAACTTTCCATTTAAGATATCTGTTTGTAAAGTGCAAGCGATTGTGTTCCAATACTTATCGACGTACATGGCGGCGTAGCAATGCCGTAAAACTTGTTGTCGAGGAGACCTCCGACCTGGGTGAGGTTACAGTTGCGCTCGACTTCGTACTCAATGGATGTAGCCTCCATGAGATAGGCGTAGTCACCACGAAGAACGCGTTCCACCCCCTTCTCGTTCGTCTTTGCGATTGGTGACGGCAGTTCTGACGTCATTGTGTTCCACATCCGCTTCATGATAGGATCTTGTGACTGCTGTAAGAAGACGCAGACGGACCAATAAAATCGCGGTATTATTAAGGTTCGAGTTGATCTCACCTGGAAGAAGCTGCAGGTCGAGCCACCTTCGCGACAACCATACTTAATTTTCGACTGCTTGGCCAAGTCGTTCGCGTTTTCAATGGGTGAACTCATACGTTGAGCAGTCAGGAAAGCTGCCAAGTTGGCGGTATAGGATGCCACCATGATGAGGACAAAGAAGGACCAAAAGCCAGACGTTATCCTGCAGGATATGGCCCTAAAGAGCACAAGCGTGTCACCCGTGAGTTCAACCTCCTCATTCGTCAGTACTGTCCCGATGATCGTAAAAGCTGAATATAACTGAGATCAAATTAAGCGAGGTACACGACTTACACGGGCGCCATTTCAGATCCCTGTTGCATGAGCGCTCCCATGGTGAACCACAAGCTGTTCGGCAAGTTAAACTGATTGGTGAGATCACCGTCTTCGGGTACGCAAGCATGTTGGGGTACCCACTCGTACGGAGTGAACCTTCCCATGATGAACATAAAGAGGGACACACTCAAGTACCCGGTCAGCATGTAGAACCACACGTCCAGGGAGAAGGGATGCAAGAAAGAGAACAGGGAAGGTTCCTGCTTCCCCACTTTCCTGAACAAGATGCTGATGCCTGTACTCATGAATGGCGTCGTGAAATCGACGGCTTCTTCGCGCTCGTAGGTGATGGTGAGGTCCACGATGGCGGCGTCTGCTTTCTGCGATAACAATAATGAATCGTTCACGTGACGTCGTCGGTCACGTGAGAGTGTGAGTGAACCATGAGTCTGTTCGGTGAgctatgactttttttttcttttttctttttttttttcatgcgtgCCTACCGGGTCCCACACTAATGACAGGGGCACCGCAATTCTTGTCACTACGACCAACAAATGATACGGAATGAAGGCAATTAGGTTTTTCTTTAAATCCCGATAtttttcttcctctatcacatcacatcacattacAGGTCcttttttatcacatcaccgtcaCCATCAGGTTCGTTGTCGCAGTGCTAAACAAAATATAAACGGAAAACAACAATTAATTTCAACATGTTTTTATGGAAACTGTGCCGATTTTTGCGACTTTGTCGTCTTTCAATTTGGACAGTATAGTACCGTATGCTTGTTCAATGCGAGCATTGTAACCAGGCAAGATACAACTTTATCGTGCTGGGTTCCTTCATGTCTTTCACGGCTCGGCTATTAAAGAACACTCGAGCCCTATCTCGAAATCAGGATTTGCTTAATTCCTCCAAGCgtaacattaaaaaaaaattcgcacGTAAAATGGTGAAAAAAGTAGAAATATATAACAGAATTTTGTTAGCATATATAGTTACTGCATTTTGTATTTTCGTATTTTCTTACCTTACCTTTGCGTGTTGTAATGTGCATTAATGTATACCATGATGCTGCTACTGTAGGGGACCAGTGACACCGTCAAGGCGCGGATAGTGGCTTTTTGTCTCTGGTTTCCCGTCACTCAGtgatgaaataaataaactgaaactctCACATAACGGAGTGTTATCGTCACGCGCGTTAACCGAGCATTAAGTGCAAAAAATtgtcctcgcggaatgaaacaTGCTACCGCCCTGACACCTTGCCGTTACCTTGAAATTTTGCACTAtatagtgcccctttaaatacGTCACTTTCCCCGTGATCCGCACAGAGCTCTCCCCACCAATTTAATAATTATGTGTCCTTTCGTTACAACATACCCTGTCGAGTAGTTCTTTCACCATTCCGTTCCATTCGCCGGAGGCACTGGGTGTTCCGTACTGCCCGTCCGGAACGCGGTAGAACTCGTAGTTGAATCCCAGCTCTTGAGACAGGAGTTCGAAGAGGTCTTTGGTGTAGCCGTAGAAGCGCTCGTTGCCCGTCTTATTCATGGATTCGGGATAAATCATCGTATACGGATTGCTCTGTACTGACAGTAAAAAAATATACACTGAAGCACGTTCCGTTTTTCCTTGGAAGAACGTTATTAGTTTCAAATGTTCCATAGTGCACTCACTTCGACAGTTGTAATCCTCAGTGTGTGTCCTTGGAGTTCGTCTGTGAACTGCTTCTCCATGATTTGCGTGTAATTTTCGTAGTACTTTAGGCCAGACAGAGGGTGCCACGTACCAACCTATCAAGCAACGTTTGTGAGTTGAGAACAATTACGGACAGGAACACTGTGGCTGCTGGTCACATATATGTCATAACTTGCGGCAAATGAACGCACGTCACGTCTAGCCTTATCGGTTTACTCATTAGGCTGACTCCTAGGCGGACATTAGTGAGCTCCGTAACACTGGATTACACCACATAGCGATTCCCCTCCCCTACAAAACATGTTGACACTGGGCGCTGTGTCAGCACTGCTAAATACAGGGTAGAGATTGACGATCGTATGACAAGTTTCGTGATTCTACAAAAACGGACTTATCGATCACGAGCCATCACCCATTATACTTCTTCATTCTCGTTGGGATACACAACAACATTCGACAATAGTATGCAATATACTCAACAAGCACCTTATCTTGTATTATCTTGTCTTGAGCGGAATGTTGCGTCACTTCAAACTTCAAACTcacttcaacttcaaattcaATAACACCAATAGCACCGACCAACGTTGCCAGATCGTAGAACTCAACATGTGCGCGAAATGACTTTCAAAAGAAAACTGAACGGTGTTTAGGAATTTGTACTGGCCAGCGCCGATAACTATCACTGCGCAGGCCGATGCAAGCGGGGACATGGAGGAGCAGGGAATGTCTGGCATGCAGCAACCTCGATTCGCTCCTACGGCCAACAGATTGAGAAACATGACAATTCCGATACTGGAAACGGAGAGCGATATGCCATCTTACCTTGATGAGTCCCTTCGCTTTTAGCTCTATCACGTCGAGGTTAAACTCATCACGAATTCCACGTTCGTCCAGCCGCACGTCACCCGTCACCCCGCGTATTGTAATCTAAAAAGTAAGCAATAAGCAACACTTACGCAATGCAGAAACCCAAAGCACAAAAGATACAAGAGGGTGGCAAATGCATTGTCGTACCATTTTCATAGAGTCCAGTAATGCCGATCCATGACGCCAAGGCTTCGGATGTTCACAGTTTAAAGAATGTACGTCTAACGCTTGTAACCGGTTGGTGTTATGAAGACCGTTAGCGAGAAGGTTCACGGCGTCATACATCAGGGCTGTTGCCGTCTGAAAAGTAGTTCAGCAATCCCTGTAGATATCATTGTGAGAAGTTGCCATTAttaa
It encodes the following:
- the LOC135401124 gene encoding glutamate receptor ionotropic, kainate 2-like, whose protein sequence is MVPLHAPALFGFVLAVSLFNVTVARLPETVYIGGLFDGEEEQTQLSFQYALDRINLDISILPSTTIRGLVHHVKPQDSFTASKAMCSFFKQRVSAIIGPTSTAVLNYAKSACTNFNVPHIQTTWEATSNRNPYTLNVYPDPEVLSRAFLDIIKNKHWKSFTLLYEHQDDLILLRHVLNYKLSKKPVVRIAQVNPKLSFRKMLKDIGSKKEFNIVLSIRAERLPQLIREALDVDMMTYYHNYIITSLDIYTLNLTEFKGVQANITALTLLNPERPEVMNVLRDWKIGTELWGVGTHATAPMHLDTATALMYDAVNLLANGLHNTNRLQALDVHSLNCEHPKPWRHGSALLDSMKMITIRGVTGDVRLDERGIRDEFNLDVIELKAKGLIKVGTWHPLSGLKYYENYTQIMEKQFTDELQGHTLRITTVESNPYTMIYPESMNKTGNERFYGYTKDLFELLSQELGFNYEFYRVPDGQYGTPSASGEWNGMVKELLDRKADAAIVDLTITYEREEAVDFTTPFMSTGISILFRKVGKQEPSLFSFLHPFSLDVWFYMLTGYLSVSLFMFIMGRFTPYEWVPQHACVPEDGDLTNQFNLPNSLWFTMGALMQQGSEMAPVAISCRITSGFWSFFVLIMVASYTANLAAFLTAQRMSSPIENANDLAKQSKIKYGCREGGSTCSFFQQSQDPIMKRMWNTMTSELPSPIAKTNEKGVERVLRGDYAYLMEATSIEYEVERNCNLTQVGGLLDNKFYGIATPPLSPVRQALSSAIIKLQERGDLEMLKRRWWRVKGPRCPVESASSSTSEMSLSNVGGVFLVLIFGCIAALLIVVLEFIWKTKKIPYGERDTILRELIKELQLVLSCTGSKENPQAPTDSLSNSVALGSLHQFNYSLNSLKPPH